The Saprospiraceae bacterium genome includes a window with the following:
- the purE gene encoding 5-(carboxyamino)imidazole ribonucleotide mutase — translation MNAAIVSIIMGSDSDLPVMQHAADILTHFDISFELTIVSAHRTPERMFEFAKNAHFRGIKVIIAGAGGAAHLPGMVASISPLPVIGVPVKSSNSIDGWDSILSILQMPNGIPVATVALNGAKNAGILAASILSTSSPELLQKIIDYKESLKNEVLEKAEKLNRR, via the coding sequence ATGAATGCAGCCATAGTAAGTATTATCATGGGTTCTGATTCGGATTTGCCCGTTATGCAGCATGCTGCTGATATTCTGACACATTTTGACATTTCTTTTGAACTGACTATTGTCTCAGCACACCGAACACCGGAAAGAATGTTTGAATTTGCAAAAAATGCTCATTTTCGTGGAATAAAAGTAATCATTGCAGGAGCAGGAGGTGCAGCACATCTTCCGGGAATGGTAGCATCCATTTCGCCGTTACCGGTAATAGGAGTACCTGTAAAATCATCCAACTCCATCGATGGATGGGATTCCATTTTATCAATTCTTCAAATGCCAAATGGAATACCTGTTGCGACTGTGGCATTAAACGGAGCAAAAAATGCAGGAATTCTTGCTGCTTCTATTTTGAGCACGAGTTCTCCTGAATTGTTACAAAAGATTATCGATTATAAAGAATCTCTTAAAAATGAAGTATTGGAAAAAGCTGAAAAACTAAATAGAAGGTAA
- a CDS encoding T9SS-dependent M36 family metallopeptidase, which translates to MQVKGFYSNGKKYIIMLSVWNLNFRFLKFSCYLYILIFIQTLNLKAQDLNEIYLLHLSELKSVNNSDDFDDYLISNQHTSKRSGLLHTYIQQRYQGITVRDGVLSIHQKSDGSLTQLNDQFIRNLSSKINSEVPLLSSLECLLKIANDFGYNYTLPIQTIEKKETQDQQTVFAKSGISTEDIPARLIYFPINENQLKLSWEFFIHETDASNWWQIVIDAETGDILERRNLYLNCDFGHPDYNNQICSHKALKHFRMPGIYDVTESESETISNAYRVYPLGVESPSHGGRVLVINPADSIASPYGWHDTNGVTGAEHTTTKGNNVEAREDIDGNNNTLGAMAQGGPDLVFDFPIDFTQQPAVSQNAAITNLFYWNNVIHDVFYQYGFDEPAGNFQQNNYGNGGLANDFVRADALDGESTNNANFATPPDGNNPRMQMFLWNPGSGITFTVNTPISVSGTYGASKAAFGSQTYSVSGDVVIANDGTGNPTLACNALTNGAVINSKIALIDRGSCEFGAKCLNAQNAGAIAVIVCNNVAGDPFSMGAGAVGNQVTIPCVMISQSNCNTLRLQIPGLTVSMTGTQSIQIDGDYDNCIITHEYGHGISIRLTGGAGNAGCLNNQEQMGEGWSDWFGLMLTMNESDIGSTPRGIGNYVISQPSNGNGIRPYPYTTNMSINPHTYDAIKTASIPHGIGSVWCAMLWELTWSLIAEYGFDPDIYRGTGGNNIALTLVTEALKLQPCSPGFVTGRDAILQADLALYGGIHQCMIWEAFAKRGLGFSAVQGSSNNRSDGTQAFNLPPSCCKYVRNTNNSGDYSLRSAINCAVAGDTIRFSPLLIGQAISLTEGPIVLNKNLNFKTRNPDAIRILAPESSPAFHIEENIEIFIEKLGLTGAQSGQIRSVINNGNLTLKDVIVRDKVLEDIGHIIKNEGQLTFEGSSAILKVN; encoded by the coding sequence ATGCAGGTCAAAGGCTTTTATTCGAACGGTAAAAAATATATCATTATGTTGTCTGTTTGGAATTTGAATTTCAGATTTTTAAAGTTTAGCTGTTATTTATATATTCTGATTTTTATTCAGACCTTAAATTTAAAAGCGCAGGACTTAAATGAAATATATCTTTTACATTTGTCAGAGTTAAAATCTGTTAATAATTCTGATGACTTTGATGATTATTTAATATCAAATCAACACACCAGTAAAAGAAGTGGACTGCTTCATACCTACATTCAACAAAGGTATCAGGGTATTACAGTCAGAGACGGAGTGCTTAGTATTCATCAAAAATCTGATGGAAGTTTGACTCAACTGAATGACCAGTTTATTCGGAATCTCTCTTCAAAGATAAATTCTGAAGTACCATTATTGAGTTCGCTGGAATGTTTACTTAAAATAGCAAATGACTTTGGTTATAACTATACTTTACCAATACAGACTATTGAAAAGAAGGAAACACAGGACCAACAAACTGTTTTCGCTAAGTCCGGCATTTCAACGGAAGACATTCCTGCCAGATTGATATATTTTCCAATAAATGAAAACCAATTGAAGTTGTCATGGGAGTTTTTTATACATGAAACAGATGCTTCAAACTGGTGGCAAATTGTTATAGATGCTGAGACAGGAGATATTCTGGAAAGAAGAAATCTGTATCTTAATTGTGATTTTGGTCATCCAGACTACAACAATCAAATTTGTTCTCATAAAGCTCTGAAACATTTCAGAATGCCTGGCATTTATGACGTTACAGAGTCCGAGTCTGAGACAATCAGTAATGCTTATCGTGTATATCCTTTAGGTGTCGAAAGTCCTTCTCATGGCGGTAGAGTCTTAGTCATTAATCCGGCGGATAGTATTGCCTCTCCGTACGGATGGCATGATACAAATGGTGTGACAGGTGCAGAACATACTACTACTAAAGGCAATAATGTGGAAGCAAGGGAAGACATTGATGGCAACAACAATACCTTGGGGGCGATGGCGCAGGGCGGTCCTGATTTGGTTTTCGACTTTCCGATTGATTTTACACAACAACCAGCCGTCAGCCAGAATGCGGCTATTACAAACCTTTTTTATTGGAATAATGTCATTCATGATGTTTTTTATCAGTATGGATTTGATGAACCAGCGGGAAATTTTCAGCAAAACAACTACGGTAACGGTGGATTGGCAAATGATTTTGTCAGGGCGGATGCTTTGGATGGTGAAAGTACAAATAATGCAAATTTTGCTACACCACCCGATGGAAATAATCCAAGAATGCAAATGTTTCTCTGGAATCCGGGATCCGGAATTACATTTACGGTAAATACTCCTATATCTGTCTCCGGAACGTATGGTGCTTCCAAAGCGGCTTTTGGTTCACAGACTTATTCTGTATCCGGTGATGTGGTCATAGCTAATGATGGTACCGGTAATCCAACTCTGGCATGTAATGCACTCACAAATGGCGCTGTGATAAATAGTAAAATAGCATTAATAGATAGAGGTTCATGCGAGTTTGGTGCCAAATGTCTGAACGCACAAAATGCCGGAGCAATAGCTGTGATCGTTTGTAATAACGTTGCCGGAGATCCATTTTCAATGGGGGCCGGCGCTGTGGGCAATCAGGTAACGATACCCTGTGTAATGATTAGCCAGTCTAACTGCAATACCCTGAGATTGCAGATTCCGGGCTTAACAGTTTCTATGACAGGAACACAAAGCATCCAAATTGATGGTGATTATGATAATTGCATTATTACACATGAATATGGACATGGAATCTCCATCAGATTAACAGGTGGTGCAGGCAATGCAGGTTGTTTAAATAATCAGGAACAAATGGGTGAGGGCTGGAGTGACTGGTTTGGATTAATGCTGACTATGAACGAAAGTGATATCGGGAGCACACCAAGGGGAATTGGCAATTATGTAATTAGTCAGCCGTCTAATGGAAACGGAATCAGACCTTATCCATACACCACCAACATGTCAATAAATCCGCATACCTACGATGCCATTAAAACAGCGAGTATTCCACATGGTATCGGCTCAGTTTGGTGTGCCATGCTTTGGGAACTTACCTGGTCACTCATTGCAGAATATGGTTTTGATCCGGATATCTACAGAGGTACAGGTGGCAATAATATAGCATTGACATTAGTAACGGAAGCATTAAAATTGCAACCTTGTTCTCCGGGTTTTGTAACAGGAAGAGATGCAATATTACAGGCAGATCTCGCACTTTATGGAGGTATTCATCAATGTATGATTTGGGAAGCATTTGCAAAAAGGGGTCTTGGGTTTAGTGCTGTTCAAGGCAGCTCAAATAACCGTTCAGATGGTACGCAAGCCTTCAATTTGCCGCCGTCTTGCTGTAAATATGTACGAAATACCAATAACTCAGGTGATTACTCTCTGAGGTCAGCAATTAATTGTGCGGTAGCAGGTGATACTATCAGATTCTCACCTTTGTTGATAGGACAAGCTATATCTCTAACTGAAGGTCCGATTGTTTTAAACAAAAATCTGAATTTTAAAACCAGAAATCCGGATGCAATTAGAATTTTAGCGCCGGAGTCTTCGCCCGCTTTTCATATTGAAGAGAATATTGAGATATTTATTGAAAAATTAGGTTTGACCGGTGCTCAAAGCGGCCAGATAAGATCAGTTATAAATAATGGAAATCTGACATTGAAAGATGTAATAGTCAGAGATAAAGTTTTGGAAGACATAGGTCATATTATAAAGAATGAAGGACAACTGACATTTGAAGGAAGTTCTGCAATATTAAAAGTCAATTAG
- a CDS encoding DUF983 domain-containing protein: protein MSKKEQSMLLNTLKHKCPRCQEGDLFIKPFKFSDPVAMPDHCPECGQSYMPEPGFYYGSMFLSYIVTGFFFLGIVGVCIIFLHMSVNQAMGVLLIVAALTYFFFLRMSRSLWINLMVRYDPKSKEQYKMLHKSNH, encoded by the coding sequence ATGAGTAAAAAAGAGCAGAGTATGTTATTAAACACTTTAAAACATAAATGTCCCAGATGTCAGGAAGGAGATTTATTCATCAAACCCTTCAAATTTTCTGATCCTGTCGCTATGCCGGACCACTGTCCTGAATGTGGCCAATCCTATATGCCTGAACCGGGATTTTATTACGGATCTATGTTTTTATCATACATTGTAACAGGATTTTTCTTTTTAGGTATAGTCGGAGTATGTATAATATTTCTGCACATGAGCGTAAATCAGGCAATGGGCGTCTTGTTGATTGTAGCTGCATTGACATATTTTTTCTTTTTAAGAATGTCTAGATCATTATGGATCAACCTGATGGTACGATATGATCCCAAATCAAAGGAACAATATAAAATGCTCCATAAATCAAACCATTGA
- a CDS encoding dodecin domain-containing protein codes for MSVVKVIEVISSSDKGIEDAMQKAVSEVSKTIRNIDSVYVKDIKAHVKDGKITTYGVICKLSFRVDTES; via the coding sequence ATGTCAGTAGTAAAAGTTATTGAAGTTATCTCATCATCAGACAAAGGAATTGAAGATGCTATGCAAAAAGCGGTGTCAGAAGTATCAAAAACTATCAGAAATATCGATTCAGTTTATGTTAAAGACATCAAGGCACATGTGAAAGATGGAAAAATAACCACTTACGGAGTCATATGTAAATTGTCTTTCAGAGTGGATACAGAAAGCTAA
- a CDS encoding dihydroorotase, producing the protein MAQLLIKNAYVVNRGKSFYGDIFIKDGMIEKIGSNILIPQNSDIIDARGHTIIPGIIDDQVHFRQPGLTHKADIATESRAAIAGGVTSFMEMPNTKPGTLTQELLQEKYDIAARSSYCNYSFYMGVSNDNLEEVLITNPADVCGIKVFMGSSTGNMLVDSPKTLECLFSESPMLIATHCEDEATVLRNLEQFKSDFGNKLSAKHHPLIRNAEACFLSSSFAVELAQKFNTRLHILHISTRDELSLFRNDILLRDKKITSEVCVHHLYYNADDYEQSGNLIKCNPAIKDVMHQKELLPALLDGRLDIIATDHAPHTFDEKSQPYIDAPSGLPLVQHSLNIMLEMVQKGFLSMEVLVEKMCHAPAECFKVKGRGYIDEGYFADLVFIDTEFEWTVNKDNIYYKCGWSPLTGKKFKGKVVKTIVNGTEVYNSSGFFKQNAGQRLLFER; encoded by the coding sequence ATGGCTCAATTACTCATCAAAAATGCTTACGTAGTCAATAGAGGGAAATCTTTTTATGGAGATATTTTTATAAAAGATGGAATGATAGAAAAAATTGGTTCGAATATTTTAATACCCCAAAATTCGGATATAATTGATGCAAGAGGACACACCATAATTCCGGGAATTATAGATGACCAGGTACATTTCAGACAACCCGGACTAACCCACAAGGCGGATATTGCTACTGAATCCCGTGCAGCTATTGCTGGCGGAGTTACAAGTTTTATGGAAATGCCTAATACCAAACCCGGGACGCTGACCCAGGAATTATTGCAGGAAAAATATGATATTGCCGCACGGAGCTCCTATTGCAATTATTCTTTTTACATGGGTGTGTCCAATGATAATCTGGAAGAAGTATTAATTACCAATCCTGCGGATGTGTGTGGCATAAAAGTTTTTATGGGGTCAAGTACAGGAAACATGCTCGTTGACAGCCCAAAAACATTGGAATGTCTTTTTTCTGAAAGTCCGATGCTGATTGCTACTCATTGTGAAGACGAAGCCACTGTTCTGAGAAATCTGGAACAGTTCAAATCTGATTTCGGGAATAAACTCTCGGCAAAGCATCACCCTTTGATCAGGAATGCGGAAGCTTGTTTTTTGTCATCTTCTTTTGCAGTTGAATTAGCACAGAAATTTAATACCAGATTACATATTCTGCATATTTCTACCAGAGATGAATTGTCATTGTTCAGAAATGATATTCTTTTAAGAGACAAAAAAATAACATCAGAGGTCTGTGTACACCATTTGTATTACAATGCAGATGATTATGAACAATCCGGAAATCTAATTAAATGTAATCCGGCTATCAAAGATGTAATGCATCAAAAAGAATTGCTGCCCGCACTATTGGATGGAAGACTTGACATTATTGCAACAGATCATGCACCCCATACATTTGATGAAAAGTCGCAGCCGTATATCGATGCACCTTCCGGTTTGCCATTAGTACAGCACAGTTTAAATATTATGCTGGAAATGGTTCAGAAAGGATTTCTGAGTATGGAAGTTTTGGTTGAAAAAATGTGTCATGCACCTGCAGAATGCTTTAAGGTAAAAGGCAGAGGATATATCGATGAAGGTTACTTTGCTGATTTAGTGTTTATAGACACTGAGTTTGAATGGACTGTAAACAAAGACAATATCTATTACAAATGCGGCTGGTCTCCATTGACCGGAAAAAAATTCAAAGGCAAAGTAGTCAAAACTATCGTAAACGGTACAGAAGTGTATAATTCGAGTGGTTTTTTTAAACAAAATGCAGGTCAAAGGCTTTTATTCGAACGGTAA
- a CDS encoding 5-(carboxyamino)imidazole ribonucleotide synthase translates to MAGNISQKIGVLGGGQLGKMLYQSASRFGISMCIMDKDKTYPAGTVCPYFTEGDIISYKDVLAFGMDQDIVTIEIENVSTDALHELQALGKKVFPQPEILDIIKDKGRQKEYYRINGFSTSAFELYKDASDIKKAVIDGVLPYPFVQKSRTEGYDGRGVQIVRNENDLENLLDTASVVENLVQFKKEIAVIVARNTSGEVAAFPVVDMDFHPTANLVEFLICPSDLDKTIQESAQNLAKTLAESLGIVGLLAVEMFVDTNDKLLINEIAPRPHNSGHHTIDACVTSQYEQHIRSILDLPLGDTSLTQSAVMINLLGEPHYSGNVKYEGLEEILKLSGVYPHLYGKKETRPFRKMGHVTITDTDLKSAMNKARFVKQTLKVIS, encoded by the coding sequence GTGGCCGGAAATATAAGTCAGAAAATTGGTGTTTTGGGTGGCGGTCAGTTAGGGAAAATGCTATATCAATCTGCATCACGTTTTGGAATTTCCATGTGCATAATGGACAAAGACAAAACATATCCTGCAGGAACAGTTTGCCCTTATTTTACGGAAGGTGATATCATATCTTATAAAGATGTGCTCGCTTTTGGTATGGACCAGGACATAGTGACTATTGAAATCGAAAATGTAAGTACAGATGCATTACATGAACTTCAGGCATTAGGAAAAAAAGTATTTCCGCAACCGGAAATATTGGATATTATTAAAGACAAAGGAAGACAAAAAGAATATTACAGAATAAATGGTTTTTCTACATCAGCATTCGAACTGTATAAAGATGCCTCCGATATTAAGAAAGCAGTCATTGATGGCGTGCTTCCCTACCCTTTTGTTCAAAAGTCACGGACTGAAGGATATGACGGTCGGGGCGTACAAATAGTCAGAAATGAAAATGACCTTGAAAATTTATTAGACACCGCTTCAGTTGTTGAAAATCTTGTGCAATTTAAAAAAGAAATAGCAGTTATTGTAGCAAGAAATACGTCAGGTGAAGTCGCAGCTTTTCCGGTTGTTGATATGGATTTTCATCCAACAGCCAACCTGGTAGAATTCCTGATATGTCCGTCTGATCTGGATAAAACCATACAGGAATCAGCTCAGAATCTGGCAAAAACTCTTGCAGAATCACTTGGTATTGTGGGATTATTGGCTGTAGAAATGTTTGTAGATACTAATGATAAATTGTTAATAAATGAAATTGCCCCCCGTCCCCACAATAGCGGTCATCATACAATTGATGCATGTGTAACTTCTCAATACGAACAACACATAAGATCAATTCTTGACCTGCCACTTGGTGATACTTCATTAACCCAATCAGCCGTCATGATTAATTTATTAGGCGAACCGCATTACTCAGGTAATGTAAAATATGAGGGATTGGAAGAAATTCTGAAATTATCGGGTGTTTATCCGCATTTGTACGGTAAAAAAGAAACAAGACCTTTCAGAAAAATGGGTCATGTAACCATCACGGACACAGATCTGAAATCCGCTATGAATAAAGCCAGATTTGTAAAACAAACACTCAAAGTAATATCATGA